The following DNA comes from Enterocloster bolteae.
TGGAAGTATAGCTCAGCTGGGATGAGCGTTCGCCTCACACGCGAAAGGTCATGGGTTCGAGCCCCATTACTTCCATTTTTCGTACCCTTTTTCAGTTTACGATTCCATTTCATTTTTCTTTCATCCCCCAAAGCCTGTTTTTTCCAGCCTCCTGATTTTTCCCTTGCAGCCTTATTTGTTTCCGCGGCTTTGTCCAGCGGGTGGAAATTATCAATTTTAAGATTTTCTTAATAATCTATTCAAAGAACATTCAAACATTCCGGAGGATTGCATGCTATACTAAGTACATAAGAAATGCACGAATGTTTAACAACTATCCTTCAACCCTTTTTGAAAATCCGAAAATCCTAAAGAAAATTGCTCCGTACCACCTGGTACGGAGCTTTTTCTATGAATTCCATAATGTTTGACTTTCTCTATCTCCGGTATCCATCTACGGTACCTATCTCCGGTTCAGCCCTGCCAGAACTTCCCTCAATTTCTCCACATTTCCATCATCAAAACAATATCCGTCCATCCCGCAGCGGCGCGCTCCCTCTATGTTAAGCTCAAGGTCATCCACAAAGAAGCATTCTTCAGGCTTCAGATGGAACCGCTCAAAGAGGTGGCCGTATATTTCCTTCTGTGGCTTCAGACACAGGACGTCGGCCGAGAACAGGATGCCGTCAAAACAGTCCACTGCGGGCAGCACGTCCTTATAGCAGCTCAAAAGGCGCACAGATGCATTGGAGCACAGATAGATGCCGTAGCCCATGGACTTAAGCCAT
Coding sequences within:
- a CDS encoding HAD family hydrolase — its product is MIKNIVFDMGNVLVDYIADGVCRHFIEDQETRKKVSTSIFVSPEWILLDLGVMPEDMALKKMQARLDTEEERSLAALCFNRWHEFNMYKKEGMEDVVRWLKSMGYGIYLCSNASVRLLSCYKDVLPAVDCFDGILFSADVLCLKPQKEIYGHLFERFHLKPEECFFVDDLELNIEGARRCGMDGYCFDDGNVEKLREVLAGLNRR